In a single window of the Acinetobacter sp. CS-2 genome:
- a CDS encoding transposase, producing the protein MIRRIKHASTATCTLPIYMGFLMTEPNSISCTQLAETYNISHDSVNRFLEREDYTPHDLYQESIQHIDNNKLIVSIDDTVLDKPYSQHMDLVSYFWSGKHHRSVKGINLITLYATDRNGQNIPINFRIYDKSESKTKNDYFMDMLSEVLSWGAKIQFITGDSWYSSTGNLKTIRKYGIRFMFGIDCNRKVSPEKGQWFQLRLLPDFHQGQVIWLKDFGFVQLFKTQLKEQQRFYIVHQDEDDLLSFEGFHELHSSHWKIEQYHRVIKQVCHIEKFQVRRSKLILNHIFSALMAYVEIQKNQFERIFENIYRWQKKLFRPMIKNFIDDFILDKNHLLPQRIYK; encoded by the coding sequence GTGATCAGACGAATTAAACATGCTTCTACAGCAACTTGTACATTACCCATTTATATGGGCTTTCTCATGACAGAACCGAACTCTATTAGCTGCACACAACTTGCCGAGACTTATAATATCTCGCATGATAGTGTAAATCGCTTTCTAGAGCGTGAAGACTACACACCTCACGACCTATATCAAGAATCAATTCAACATATTGATAATAATAAACTTATAGTCAGTATTGATGATACTGTTTTAGATAAACCATATAGTCAACATATGGACTTGGTTAGCTATTTTTGGTCAGGCAAACACCACCGATCCGTCAAGGGTATTAATCTCATTACCTTGTATGCGACAGATCGAAATGGTCAAAATATTCCAATTAATTTCCGAATTTATGACAAATCTGAAAGTAAAACCAAGAATGATTACTTTATGGATATGTTAAGTGAAGTACTCAGTTGGGGTGCAAAGATTCAATTTATTACAGGTGATAGTTGGTATTCATCGACTGGAAATCTAAAAACCATAAGAAAATATGGTATTCGATTTATGTTTGGTATCGACTGTAACCGTAAGGTTTCCCCAGAAAAAGGACAATGGTTTCAACTGCGCTTATTGCCAGATTTCCATCAGGGTCAAGTGATCTGGCTCAAAGATTTTGGCTTTGTACAATTATTTAAGACTCAGTTAAAAGAACAGCAGAGGTTTTATATTGTGCATCAAGATGAAGATGATTTATTGTCCTTTGAAGGTTTTCATGAATTACATTCAAGTCATTGGAAAATAGAGCAATATCACCGGGTGATTAAACAGGTTTGTCATATTGAAAAGTTTCAAGTAAGACGATCTAAACTGATTTTGAATCATATTTTTTCAGCCTTGATGGCCTACGTTGAGATACAAAAGAACCAGTTTGAGCGGATCTTTGAAAATATATATCGTTGGCAGAAGAAATTATTTAGACCAATGATCAAAAACTTCATTGATGACTTTATTCTCGATAAAAATCATCTGCTACCACAGAGAATCTATAAGTAA
- the xseA gene encoding exodeoxyribonuclease VII large subunit yields the protein MSDFQLSLSEYLATVQEVIRITFDEPVWVKAEIRNLSIKGGHYYLELAEKDENTDKVIASCKATIWKFSAAKMVLKFERESGIELSKDLNVLIKVKATFSPQYGFSVNVEDIDSSYTLGDIARRYQQILERLTTEGLVDKNKLLPTPFDIQNVLVIAPENAAGLGDFKKDADALDQAGVCHFVYHNATFQGNTAAVSIINSLGDGLRQWAKAFDAAPDLIVIIRGGGAVNDLAYLNDYDLAALLCKRSVPIWVGIGHEKDRTILDEVAHRSFDTPSKVIGGIRNLIVERTQEVLEALQTIKLLSQHQITAYQSQNDHLIKVIKTHAQNQINEANRSLDLMKDTTRYLAHQQIKLASTQVESLLRETLLQNPRNVMAKGYGIVRSQDKAIRSIHQVSDNSIQVELQDGTIEATVTQVNQND from the coding sequence ATGTCTGACTTTCAGCTATCTTTAAGCGAATACCTTGCAACAGTCCAGGAAGTTATACGTATAACTTTTGATGAGCCGGTATGGGTCAAAGCTGAAATCCGAAACCTCAGTATTAAAGGTGGTCACTATTATTTAGAGCTGGCTGAGAAAGATGAAAATACAGATAAGGTTATTGCCAGTTGTAAAGCAACGATCTGGAAATTTTCAGCAGCTAAGATGGTTTTAAAGTTTGAACGTGAAAGCGGCATCGAGCTATCAAAGGACCTAAATGTCCTTATCAAAGTTAAAGCTACTTTCAGCCCCCAGTATGGCTTTTCAGTCAATGTAGAAGATATCGATTCAAGCTATACCTTAGGTGATATTGCACGGCGTTATCAGCAAATATTAGAACGCTTAACCACTGAAGGGTTGGTTGATAAAAATAAGTTACTCCCCACTCCTTTTGATATTCAAAATGTCCTGGTCATTGCACCTGAAAATGCAGCTGGTCTTGGTGACTTTAAAAAAGATGCTGATGCCCTGGATCAGGCAGGTGTTTGCCATTTCGTTTATCACAACGCGACCTTTCAGGGAAATACAGCTGCAGTCTCAATTATCAATTCATTGGGCGATGGTTTACGCCAGTGGGCTAAAGCTTTCGATGCAGCTCCGGATCTGATCGTAATTATCCGCGGTGGTGGCGCCGTGAATGACCTGGCTTATTTGAATGATTATGATTTGGCAGCACTACTCTGTAAGCGTTCAGTGCCTATCTGGGTCGGTATTGGCCATGAAAAGGACCGGACGATTCTGGATGAAGTCGCTCACCGCTCTTTTGATACCCCAAGTAAAGTGATTGGTGGTATTCGTAATTTGATTGTGGAGCGAACTCAGGAAGTATTGGAAGCACTACAGACCATTAAGCTCTTATCTCAACACCAGATCACGGCGTATCAGAGCCAGAATGACCACTTAATCAAAGTGATCAAGACTCATGCCCAAAACCAGATTAATGAAGCCAACCGGTCTCTAGATTTAATGAAAGACACCACACGATATTTGGCTCATCAGCAAATTAAACTGGCCTCTACCCAAGTTGAATCTTTATTGCGAGAAACTCTACTGCAGAATCCTCGAAATGTAATGGCCAAAGGTTACGGTATAGTCCGCAGCCAAGATAAAGCCATCCGATCCATTCACCAGGTATCAGATAATTCAATTCAAGTGGAATTACAAGACGGCACCATTGAAGCAACAGTAACTCAGGTAAATCAAAATGACTGA
- the xseB gene encoding exodeoxyribonuclease VII small subunit, which translates to MTEQELTFKEGYEILKKNAELLESQEEPDIDNLMKIVEESMSAYKACKSRVDAVQQALNDTFRE; encoded by the coding sequence ATGACTGAACAAGAATTAACGTTTAAAGAAGGTTATGAAATCTTAAAAAAGAATGCTGAATTACTGGAGTCACAGGAAGAACCAGATATTGATAATTTGATGAAAATCGTTGAAGAATCTATGAGTGCATATAAAGCCTGTAAGTCACGCGTAGATGCTGTGCAACAGGCTTTGAATGATACTTTTAGGGAATAA
- a CDS encoding SAM-dependent methyltransferase, producing MKWLQAIRQKLPQHKYAINAKQLGDDAVLAWSNLGYWDDATSSYPEACRQLADQLAQAVSLNAKDRLLDLGCGQGASLLYWQQHYRVKHIEAVELQASCVMQIQKHFPHITAIYPQSFLNFKQIPFQQRFDVVLCIDAAYHSNLNSFLDSVDSVLNSKGRLGFHYLILSGQWLNLNALQKQKYKWLLKAADVNLEYLMTASGLEQTLQQHDFSNIEIRDLSKAVLYGFANYFQHLRQSPKQGTGVDAFKIRMTAKLCQQLYQDGLVNYVQISATKNA from the coding sequence ATGAAATGGCTTCAAGCGATTCGGCAGAAACTTCCTCAACATAAATACGCAATCAATGCGAAACAGTTAGGAGATGATGCCGTACTCGCCTGGAGCAATCTGGGCTATTGGGATGATGCAACGTCATCCTATCCAGAAGCTTGCCGTCAGTTGGCAGATCAATTGGCGCAAGCTGTATCTTTAAATGCCAAAGATCGACTGCTGGACCTAGGCTGCGGGCAGGGGGCAAGTTTACTGTACTGGCAACAGCACTATCGGGTTAAGCATATTGAAGCCGTGGAACTGCAAGCCAGTTGTGTCATGCAAATTCAAAAACATTTTCCGCACATTACGGCCATTTACCCGCAATCCTTTTTAAATTTCAAACAGATTCCTTTTCAACAGCGCTTTGATGTGGTGCTGTGCATTGATGCTGCTTACCATTCCAATTTAAATTCATTTCTCGATTCAGTGGACAGTGTTTTAAATTCAAAAGGACGACTGGGTTTTCATTATTTAATCTTGTCCGGGCAATGGTTGAATTTAAATGCATTACAAAAGCAGAAATACAAGTGGCTACTCAAGGCTGCAGATGTGAATCTGGAGTATTTGATGACCGCATCGGGATTAGAGCAGACCTTGCAGCAGCATGATTTTAGCAACATTGAAATTCGTGATTTGTCCAAAGCCGTTTTATACGGATTTGCAAACTACTTTCAACATTTGCGGCAATCGCCAAAGCAGGGCACAGGTGTGGATGCCTTTAAAATTCGCATGACCGCAAAGCTTTGTCAGCAGCTGTATCAGGATGGGTTGGTCAATTATGTACAGATTAGTGCAACAAAGAATGCCTGA
- a CDS encoding FAD-dependent oxidoreductase, producing MDIAVIGSGMAGLATARILKDAGHSVTIFEALAGRGMDSHSIEFEGGLIDAPLRVMNPHLWKNTLSLAAYLGIQTFPVRTYMACSWLFEDRTETWLTTSRSRIGNFPIINNRKGIQQYGWRMVKGMLQLKTAIAKFFRSKHQDITLAEFINHNDIEEVFWHGAVMPVLYTICTCNPKTIGEWPAKPLLVFLRQLTDGDALLRLQGGTPALVDKLIEGIEIRGGSAITHIQQQQERVLIENEQGEQQLFDRVIVATPTNKIETFLDNQQFADDIALLKKFKFEQGQLVIHTDQSVMPPKRKDWAVLSYMMDRKFTRQQFTVWLNSVEPTLVGKSPVFQTWQPVTEIDPKKIISSVSLTRAVVDSQTVALNKELQARHHDLNRKVFYCGSWSCDGLPVLESAVTSAMHIAEILGAPLPFAGLKPKVEVAPQLGY from the coding sequence TTGGATATTGCAGTTATTGGCAGTGGCATGGCTGGGCTAGCTACCGCAAGAATTCTTAAAGATGCAGGACATAGCGTTACTATTTTTGAAGCCTTGGCAGGTCGTGGTATGGATAGCCATAGCATTGAATTCGAGGGCGGCCTGATTGATGCCCCCCTGCGTGTCATGAACCCGCATTTGTGGAAAAACACCCTCAGTCTGGCGGCCTATCTGGGTATCCAGACCTTTCCTGTACGTACCTATATGGCATGCAGCTGGTTATTTGAAGATCGCACCGAAACCTGGCTGACCACCTCACGCAGCCGTATTGGTAATTTTCCGATTATTAATAACCGTAAAGGCATTCAGCAATATGGCTGGCGCATGGTGAAAGGCATGCTGCAGTTGAAGACGGCGATTGCGAAATTCTTCAGATCGAAGCACCAGGACATCACCTTGGCTGAATTCATTAATCATAATGATATCGAAGAAGTGTTCTGGCATGGTGCCGTAATGCCGGTGCTGTATACCATTTGTACTTGTAACCCGAAAACCATTGGCGAATGGCCTGCCAAACCCTTGCTGGTTTTCTTGCGTCAATTGACCGATGGCGATGCCTTGCTGCGTCTGCAGGGCGGTACACCAGCCCTGGTCGACAAGCTGATTGAAGGCATTGAAATTCGTGGCGGTTCTGCCATTACCCATATTCAACAGCAACAAGAAAGGGTATTGATTGAAAATGAGCAAGGCGAACAGCAGCTGTTTGATCGTGTGATTGTCGCCACACCGACCAATAAAATTGAAACATTCCTGGATAACCAACAATTCGCTGATGATATTGCGCTGTTAAAGAAATTTAAATTTGAGCAGGGCCAGCTGGTGATTCATACCGATCAATCGGTAATGCCACCAAAACGCAAAGATTGGGCCGTACTCAGCTACATGATGGACCGTAAATTTACCCGTCAGCAATTTACCGTCTGGCTGAATTCGGTTGAGCCAACCTTGGTCGGTAAATCGCCAGTATTCCAAACCTGGCAGCCGGTGACAGAGATTGATCCGAAAAAAATCATCTCCTCAGTGAGCTTAACCCGTGCTGTAGTAGATTCACAAACAGTAGCTTTAAATAAAGAACTGCAAGCCCGTCATCATGATTTAAACCGCAAAGTGTTCTATTGCGGTTCATGGTCTTGTGATGGATTGCCTGTACTGGAATCTGCCGTAACTTCAGCCATGCATATTGCAGAGATTTTAGGTGCACCATTGCCGTTTGCCGGATTAAAACCTAAAGTTGAGGTTGCTCCACAACTCGGCTACTAA
- a CDS encoding pirin family protein: MKKIIGVYRNQNMHWVGDGFPVKNLFSYDRLGQAISPFLLLDYAAPYHFSPTTQQHGVGSHPHRGFETVTIAYQGEVTHKDSAGGGGTIQSGDVQWMTAGAGLVHEEFHSAEFAQKGGLFEMVQLWVNLPAADKMTAPKYQAITAKDIPVIKFEQNAGYIRVIAGNYAGHTGPASTHSPVNVWDGELKAEQIQHLHVPVDHNVLLVLLSGEMQLNGTQQVQDSSIVMFAQDGEIDIRLEALQDSKFLLLTGQPLNEPIQGYGPFVMNSKDEIIQAFNDFNSGKFGEIPVTD, encoded by the coding sequence ATGAAAAAAATAATTGGCGTTTACCGCAACCAGAACATGCATTGGGTGGGTGACGGTTTTCCAGTAAAAAACCTGTTTTCCTATGATCGCCTAGGGCAGGCAATCAGTCCATTTTTACTTTTGGATTATGCAGCACCCTACCATTTTAGCCCAACGACGCAGCAGCATGGGGTCGGCTCACATCCACATCGCGGCTTTGAAACCGTGACCATCGCCTATCAGGGTGAAGTGACACATAAAGACTCGGCAGGTGGTGGTGGAACCATTCAAAGCGGTGATGTGCAATGGATGACGGCAGGAGCAGGTCTGGTACATGAAGAATTTCATTCAGCCGAATTTGCCCAAAAGGGTGGCCTGTTTGAAATGGTGCAGCTTTGGGTCAACCTGCCTGCAGCAGACAAAATGACCGCACCGAAATATCAGGCCATTACAGCAAAAGACATTCCAGTCATTAAGTTTGAACAGAATGCAGGGTATATCCGGGTGATCGCCGGAAACTATGCCGGGCATACAGGTCCTGCTTCAACCCATAGTCCGGTCAATGTCTGGGATGGTGAATTAAAAGCCGAGCAGATTCAGCATCTGCATGTACCTGTCGATCATAATGTGCTGCTGGTGTTGCTGTCGGGTGAAATGCAGCTGAATGGAACGCAGCAGGTACAGGACAGCTCGATTGTGATGTTTGCTCAAGATGGCGAAATTGATATTCGACTTGAGGCACTGCAAGACAGCAAATTCCTGCTACTGACTGGCCAACCGCTCAATGAGCCAATTCAAGGCTATGGACCCTTTGTGATGAATAGCAAAGATGAAATTATTCAAGCATTTAATGATTTTAATAGCGGTAAGTTTGGTGAAATTCCGGTTACAGATTAA
- the ahpC gene encoding alkyl hydroperoxide reductase subunit C, producing the protein MSLINTEVKPFNATAYKNGEFIEVSEQDMIGKWSVVFFYPADFTFVCPTELGDLADNYAEFQKMGVEIYSVSTDTHFTHKAWHDSSDEIKKIQYTMLGDPTWTLAKNFEVLIEAEGLADRGTFIIDPEGKIQIIEINAGGIGRDAQELLRKVKAAQYVHAHPGEVCPAKWKEGDATLAPSIDLIGKI; encoded by the coding sequence ATGAGTTTAATTAATACTGAAGTGAAGCCATTCAATGCAACAGCATATAAAAATGGTGAATTCATTGAAGTGTCTGAACAGGACATGATCGGAAAATGGTCAGTAGTATTTTTCTATCCTGCAGATTTCACTTTCGTTTGTCCAACAGAACTCGGTGATTTGGCAGATAACTATGCTGAATTCCAGAAAATGGGCGTAGAAATTTATTCAGTATCGACAGATACCCATTTCACTCACAAAGCCTGGCACGATTCTTCTGATGAGATCAAGAAAATCCAGTACACCATGCTGGGTGACCCAACCTGGACCTTGGCGAAAAACTTCGAAGTGTTAATTGAAGCGGAAGGCCTGGCAGACCGTGGGACTTTCATCATTGATCCGGAAGGCAAAATCCAGATTATCGAAATCAATGCTGGTGGTATTGGCCGTGATGCGCAAGAACTTTTACGTAAGGTCAAGGCTGCACAATATGTCCATGCTCACCCCGGTGAAGTTTGCCCGGCAAAATGGAAAGAAGGCGATGCAACCCTTGCACCTTCAATCGACCTGATCGGTAAAATCTAA
- the ssb gene encoding single-stranded DNA-binding protein, with translation MRGVNKVILVGTLGKDPETKTFPNGGSLTQFSIATSDSWTDKNTGERKEQTEWHRIVLHNRLGEIAQQYLRKGSKVYIEGSLRTRQWTDQSGQERYTTEIRGEQMQMLDSNRQQGEQAASGDNSGYNQPRFNNNQGGYNNNNNNNNNQGGYGNQGGYNNNQNNQGNSYGNNNPGGFAPKQQPVPAAAAPADLDDDLPF, from the coding sequence ATGCGTGGTGTTAATAAAGTTATTTTAGTTGGAACTTTAGGTAAAGATCCTGAAACCAAAACTTTTCCAAATGGTGGGTCTCTGACTCAGTTCTCGATTGCAACCAGCGATTCGTGGACTGATAAAAATACCGGTGAGCGTAAAGAGCAAACCGAATGGCATCGTATTGTGTTGCATAACCGCTTAGGTGAAATTGCACAGCAATATCTACGTAAGGGTTCAAAAGTTTATATTGAAGGTTCACTGCGTACGCGTCAGTGGACAGACCAAAGTGGTCAGGAACGCTACACCACAGAAATTCGTGGTGAACAGATGCAAATGCTGGACAGTAACCGTCAGCAAGGTGAACAAGCTGCGAGTGGCGATAACTCGGGTTATAACCAGCCACGTTTCAACAATAATCAAGGCGGCTATAACAACAATAATAACAATAATAACAACCAAGGCGGTTATGGCAATCAGGGTGGTTATAACAACAACCAGAACAATCAGGGCAATAGTTATGGCAATAACAACCCGGGTGGTTTTGCACCAAAACAACAGCCTGTACCAGCAGCAGCTGCACCGGCAGATTTAGATGATGATTTACCGTTTTAA
- a CDS encoding MFS transporter produces MMNALERRSTFALSSIFALRMLGLFMIIPVFSVAGQSYQGATPALIGLAVGVYGLTQAILQIPFSLLADRFSRKPLIIIGLLLFALGGAVAAMSETIYGVIIGRAIAGGGAVSAVVMALLADVTREEQRSKAMAVMGMSIGVSFMVAFSLGPWLTSLVGISGLFWVTTIMGVAAISMLLFVPKVTRHHKNYQQGYAAQLKQVLKMGDLNRLHVSIFALHLLLTAMFVYMPSQLIQFAGIPLSSHGLVYLPLLVISLFFAFPSIILAEKYRKMRGIFLTAIAGIVLGLLVLIFGYESKYVLLAGLGLFFIAFNVMEALLPSWLSKSAPIQSKATAMGVNSSSQFLGAFFGGMIGGQLLLLNNTSLGWSILAGIAVVWLLISFGLAQPRYLSSLVLALPETKQTDEWTSQLLAIRGIEEVVVMSDQQFAYVKIDKQLIDEAARQDLTQLLGKEVAI; encoded by the coding sequence ATGATGAATGCTTTAGAACGCCGTTCAACCTTTGCCTTAAGCAGTATTTTTGCACTGCGTATGTTGGGCTTGTTCATGATTATTCCTGTGTTTTCGGTGGCAGGGCAGTCATATCAAGGGGCAACCCCTGCACTGATTGGTTTAGCTGTTGGGGTCTATGGTTTAACTCAGGCCATTTTACAAATACCATTTAGTTTGCTGGCCGACCGCTTTAGTCGTAAGCCTTTGATCATTATTGGTCTGTTGCTGTTTGCCCTTGGTGGTGCGGTTGCGGCGATGTCCGAGACCATTTATGGCGTAATCATTGGCCGTGCCATTGCCGGTGGTGGTGCTGTTTCTGCGGTGGTGATGGCACTTTTGGCCGATGTGACCCGTGAAGAACAGCGCAGTAAAGCCATGGCAGTCATGGGCATGAGTATTGGCGTATCCTTTATGGTGGCCTTCAGTTTGGGGCCTTGGCTGACCAGCCTGGTGGGAATTTCTGGCCTGTTCTGGGTGACGACTATTATGGGTGTGGCTGCCATATCGATGCTGTTATTTGTTCCTAAAGTGACTCGTCATCATAAAAATTACCAGCAAGGTTATGCTGCACAGTTGAAACAGGTATTGAAAATGGGCGATTTAAACCGTCTGCATGTTTCAATTTTTGCCCTGCACCTGTTGCTGACTGCAATGTTTGTATATATGCCATCGCAACTGATTCAGTTTGCTGGTATTCCTTTATCCAGTCATGGTCTGGTTTATCTGCCCCTGCTCGTTATTAGCCTGTTTTTTGCTTTTCCGAGCATTATTCTGGCTGAAAAATATCGCAAAATGCGCGGCATTTTCCTGACGGCCATTGCTGGAATCGTATTGGGTTTGCTGGTACTGATTTTTGGTTATGAATCCAAATATGTTTTATTGGCAGGCTTAGGATTATTCTTTATTGCCTTTAACGTCATGGAAGCATTGTTACCTTCATGGTTATCCAAATCTGCACCAATCCAGTCCAAGGCGACAGCCATGGGTGTAAATTCCAGTAGCCAGTTTTTAGGGGCATTTTTCGGTGGCATGATTGGCGGTCAACTCTTGTTACTCAATAATACCTCATTGGGCTGGAGCATTTTGGCGGGGATCGCGGTGGTCTGGTTATTGATCAGCTTTGGTTTGGCCCAGCCGCGTTATCTTTCTTCATTGGTATTGGCCTTGCCCGAGACAAAACAAACGGATGAGTGGACTTCTCAACTTTTGGCAATTCGTGGTATTGAAGAGGTTGTGGTGATGTCCGACCAGCAATTTGCTTATGTTAAAATTGATAAACAGCTGATAGATGAAGCTGCGCGACAAGATTTAACGCAGTTGTTGGGTAAAGAGGTAGCCATTTAA
- a CDS encoding DUF475 domain-containing protein: MMKHFGFSIIFTIVCLAISAYWGFTHGPEAGLKTMFTALTITAILAVMEVSLSFDNAVVNASVLRGWDHFWKMIFLTVGIIIAVFGMRLVFPIVIVAVTADMGMFEVVKMALNDPISYSEKLMAHHAEIAAFGGSFLLLVFLNFFLDSEKDTHWFKWLEARLSNLANVPAMSVFLALIGLLIMAANVEEATRLVVTMAGIWGIVIYIGVQVLSHLLGGEPEIDEDGNAVAHDASGASTGVIKAGLGGFIYLEVLDASFSFDGVIGAFAITSDVVIIMLGLAIGAMFVRSMTIYLVEKGTLDAYIYLEHGAHYAIGALAFIMLASGTGVHVPEVVTGLIGVAFIVWAVIASIQYSKRQERIH, translated from the coding sequence ATAATGAAACATTTTGGTTTCTCCATTATTTTTACCATCGTGTGTCTGGCTATATCTGCATACTGGGGTTTTACCCATGGCCCGGAAGCAGGTTTAAAGACCATGTTCACGGCATTGACCATTACTGCCATTCTCGCAGTCATGGAAGTGTCACTTTCTTTCGATAATGCGGTGGTGAATGCCTCGGTACTGCGTGGCTGGGATCATTTCTGGAAAATGATCTTCTTGACGGTTGGTATCATCATTGCCGTATTTGGTATGCGTTTGGTGTTCCCGATTGTCATTGTGGCCGTGACTGCTGACATGGGTATGTTCGAAGTTGTGAAAATGGCCCTGAATGATCCGATCAGTTATTCCGAAAAGCTGATGGCCCATCATGCCGAAATTGCAGCCTTTGGTGGCTCATTCCTATTGCTGGTATTCCTGAATTTCTTTCTGGACAGCGAAAAAGATACCCACTGGTTCAAATGGCTGGAAGCACGTTTATCCAATCTGGCGAATGTACCGGCAATGTCAGTTTTTCTGGCTTTAATTGGCTTGCTGATTATGGCAGCCAATGTAGAAGAAGCCACACGTTTAGTGGTGACCATGGCCGGGATTTGGGGAATTGTGATTTACATTGGGGTTCAAGTATTGAGCCACTTGTTAGGCGGTGAACCTGAAATTGATGAAGATGGCAATGCAGTGGCACATGATGCCAGTGGTGCATCTACAGGTGTTATTAAAGCCGGTTTAGGTGGTTTTATTTACCTGGAAGTGCTGGATGCATCGTTCAGTTTTGATGGTGTAATCGGTGCTTTTGCCATTACTTCAGATGTAGTGATCATTATGCTCGGTCTGGCGATTGGTGCCATGTTTGTGCGTTCAATGACCATTTATCTGGTAGAAAAAGGCACCTTGGATGCTTATATCTATCTTGAACACGGCGCGCATTATGCTATTGGGGCTTTAGCCTTCATTATGCTGGCCAGTGGTACCGGTGTGCATGTGCCGGAAGTAGTCACCGGTTTAATTGGTGTAGCGTTTATTGTGTGGGCAGTCATTGCTTCCATTCAATATAGCAAACGTCAAGAACGAATCCATTAA
- the tenA gene encoding thiaminase II: MSFSQDVWQRNLALYEKTLALPFNQELAQGTLSKDIFSHYVIQDAHYLLAYGRALAVCAAKAFTAEDVMQFSDAARIAIVVERSLHADFMQEFDISQEEFRTTPLTLACHHYTSFLTATAWSESYPVVLASLLPCFWIYAEVGKAIVQHSIPNNPYQAWIDTYAGEEFNQAVRNVIATVDSVAARCDADTLEKMHHAYTTAAKLEWLFWDSAYDQRQWLGVDD; encoded by the coding sequence ATGAGCTTTTCTCAAGATGTATGGCAACGCAACTTGGCTTTATACGAAAAAACTTTAGCCCTGCCATTTAACCAAGAACTTGCACAAGGGACTTTGAGCAAAGATATTTTTAGTCATTATGTCATTCAGGATGCGCATTATTTACTGGCTTATGGCCGTGCATTGGCGGTCTGTGCTGCCAAAGCATTTACAGCAGAGGATGTCATGCAGTTTTCAGATGCTGCCAGGATTGCCATTGTGGTAGAACGCAGCCTGCATGCTGACTTTATGCAGGAATTTGACATTAGCCAAGAAGAATTTAGAACCACGCCACTGACTCTGGCTTGTCATCATTACACTTCATTTTTAACCGCCACAGCCTGGTCAGAAAGCTATCCGGTGGTTCTGGCTTCTTTACTGCCCTGTTTTTGGATTTATGCTGAAGTCGGTAAAGCGATTGTTCAACATTCCATTCCGAATAATCCTTATCAGGCCTGGATTGATACCTATGCCGGTGAAGAGTTTAATCAGGCAGTTCGTAACGTAATTGCGACGGTTGATAGCGTAGCTGCTCGTTGTGATGCAGATACTTTAGAGAAAATGCATCATGCCTATACCACGGCTGCCAAACTGGAATGGCTGTTCTGGGATAGTGCTTATGATCAACGTCAGTGGTTAGGTGTGGATGATTAA
- a CDS encoding DUF1304 domain-containing protein, protein MITKVLIALIAVLHLYILILEMFLWDKPLGMKAFGNTAEKAKLTKVLAQNQGLYNGFLAAGLIWSLLAPASYALALANFFLACVLVAGIYGGITASKKIIYIQALPALLALIVLNLV, encoded by the coding sequence ATTATTACAAAAGTTCTGATCGCCCTGATTGCGGTGTTGCATCTTTATATTTTAATTTTGGAAATGTTTTTGTGGGATAAACCTCTGGGTATGAAAGCCTTTGGCAATACTGCAGAAAAGGCAAAACTCACCAAGGTGCTGGCACAAAATCAGGGTCTGTATAATGGTTTTTTAGCCGCAGGCCTGATCTGGTCGCTACTTGCGCCTGCAAGCTATGCACTTGCACTGGCAAATTTCTTTTTGGCTTGTGTGCTGGTTGCTGGGATTTATGGCGGTATTACCGCAAGTAAAAAAATTATTTATATTCAGGCATTGCCTGCACTGCTGGCTTTGATTGTGCTGAACTTAGTTTAA